One Psychrobacillus glaciei genomic region harbors:
- the galU gene encoding UTP--glucose-1-phosphate uridylyltransferase GalU, whose protein sequence is MIKKAVIPAAGFGTRFLPATKALPKEMLPIVDKPNLQYIIEEAIASGIEDIIIVTGRNKKSMEDHFDKSIELELLLKKTGKLELLETVENISNLVDIHYMRQKEPLGLGHAILCTKKFIGNEPFAVLLPDDIIDAKVPALKQMIDKYEEVQSSILGVNEVPTEDVHKYGIVDYSEAENNLFSVKRLVEKPSIENAPSNQAIVGRYILTPAIFEELEKVQPDAKGEIQLTDAIDSLLKKESIYSYIFNGKRYDVGDKLGFLQATFDFALKRDDLREPLLAYLKNKLRE, encoded by the coding sequence ATGATAAAAAAAGCGGTAATTCCTGCAGCAGGTTTTGGGACACGTTTTCTTCCTGCAACCAAAGCTTTGCCAAAAGAAATGTTGCCAATTGTAGATAAACCAAATTTACAATACATTATCGAAGAAGCAATTGCTTCTGGAATTGAAGACATTATCATTGTGACAGGACGCAACAAAAAGTCAATGGAGGATCATTTTGATAAGTCGATCGAATTAGAACTTCTTTTGAAAAAAACGGGTAAACTAGAATTGCTAGAAACGGTCGAAAATATTTCTAACCTAGTGGACATTCATTATATGCGTCAAAAAGAACCGCTTGGATTAGGACATGCTATACTATGTACGAAAAAGTTTATTGGCAATGAACCATTTGCAGTCCTACTTCCAGATGACATTATTGATGCAAAAGTTCCTGCTTTAAAACAGATGATTGATAAGTATGAGGAAGTCCAAAGTAGTATTTTAGGGGTGAATGAAGTTCCGACAGAAGATGTCCATAAATATGGAATTGTGGACTATAGTGAAGCTGAAAATAATCTATTTTCTGTGAAAAGATTAGTTGAAAAACCTTCTATTGAGAATGCTCCATCCAACCAGGCAATTGTGGGACGTTACATTTTAACTCCTGCCATCTTCGAGGAGTTGGAAAAAGTTCAACCAGATGCAAAAGGTGAAATACAGTTAACAGACGCAATTGATTCATTATTAAAGAAAGAATCTATTTACTCTTACATATTTAATGGAAAACGATATGATGTTGGAGATAAATTGGGGTTTTTACAAGCAACTTTTGACTTTGCATTAAAGCGAGACGATTTAAGAGAGCCACTACTTGCATACTTGAAGAACAAATTGAGAGAATAA
- a CDS encoding glycosyltransferase family 4 protein, whose product MRIVYLCQHFPPETGAPQIRVYEVSKELLAQGHDIQVVTAFPHHPHGVIPDDYKGKKYEFEKWDGIPVHRTWIYPSKKGTFYKRLVSYFSFTFSSFYGLMKAGKVDVIIVNSPPIFLGLTGLLSAKLKGAKFVFNVADVWPESAVKLGLVKNKFFIKLAEILESFLYKHSWKIATATDGIKSYIINHSQPEDKVFVLPNGVNTTYFQPAERDEAYVEKFGLQNKFVFSYGGNLGYAQGLEFIIYAAKKMQETLPQVHFLIAGAGPEEEKLHQLTEELGLMNVSFLGHLPLNEMPKLFSVTDVSIVPLRDLKLFEGARPSKIFPAASSGVPVLYCGKGESAEIISKNGIGLVATPENVDSIAHTMYEFVEMNEEDRKEMQANGRNLAINEYSWSSIVKDLLHNLTK is encoded by the coding sequence ATGCGTATTGTATATTTATGTCAACATTTTCCACCTGAAACTGGAGCTCCACAAATCCGTGTGTATGAGGTAAGCAAAGAACTATTGGCACAAGGCCATGATATTCAAGTAGTCACTGCTTTCCCACATCATCCACATGGTGTTATTCCGGATGATTATAAAGGAAAGAAATATGAATTTGAAAAGTGGGATGGTATTCCAGTCCATCGCACATGGATTTACCCTTCGAAAAAGGGAACTTTCTATAAACGTTTAGTGTCTTATTTTTCATTTACATTTAGTTCTTTTTATGGGCTAATGAAAGCTGGGAAAGTAGATGTTATTATCGTCAATTCACCTCCCATCTTTTTAGGGTTAACCGGTTTATTAAGTGCCAAACTTAAGGGAGCGAAATTTGTTTTTAACGTAGCGGATGTTTGGCCAGAATCGGCAGTAAAATTAGGGCTTGTAAAAAATAAGTTTTTTATTAAGCTCGCTGAAATTTTGGAGTCTTTCCTTTATAAGCATTCATGGAAAATAGCAACCGCAACAGACGGTATAAAGTCCTATATTATTAATCATTCTCAGCCTGAAGATAAAGTGTTTGTCTTACCAAACGGTGTAAATACGACCTATTTCCAACCGGCTGAAAGAGACGAAGCTTACGTAGAAAAATTTGGTTTACAAAATAAGTTTGTTTTTTCTTATGGTGGAAATCTAGGATATGCACAAGGTTTAGAGTTTATCATATATGCAGCTAAGAAAATGCAAGAAACCTTGCCACAAGTGCATTTTTTGATTGCCGGAGCTGGTCCAGAAGAAGAAAAGCTTCATCAGTTGACGGAAGAATTGGGACTTATGAATGTTTCATTTTTAGGCCATCTTCCTTTAAATGAAATGCCAAAATTATTTTCTGTAACAGATGTTAGTATTGTACCCTTACGTGATTTGAAATTATTTGAAGGTGCACGACCGTCGAAGATTTTTCCAGCAGCATCTTCTGGTGTTCCAGTGCTTTATTGTGGAAAAGGAGAAAGTGCTGAAATTATTTCTAAAAATGGAATTGGTCTAGTTGCGACACCTGAAAACGTAGATTCCATTGCACATACAATGTATGAATTTGTCGAGATGAATGAAGAAGATCGCAAGGAAATGCAAGCAAATGGAAGAAATTTAGCGATAAATGAATACAGTTGGTCATCCATTGTAAAAGATCTATTGCATAACCTTACGAAATAG
- a CDS encoding LCP family protein produces the protein MATSRRIKRKSKTRRKILYTVLIVLMVMLSGVIVFATNLSLQTKNAITKMYEPLDKDIDNKNNSTKKFNSAKAEDSAFTMLIAGIDNQEKAKYGRSDVLMVATVNPKTEKISMVSIPRDTRVYIPDLRYEDKINHAYAFGGINYTINTLEKLLDIPIDYYVSTDFQGFEDIVNTVGGVDVDVPFTFKAQLTGSLKWMTYTKGPMYLNGNEALAYVRMRKKDPLGDLGRNDRQRKVIQEIINKATNLSNITKIDDMIKDVGDNVKTNIPSSEYFSLIKMYQKIKSSPIEQLQLEGNDDTRKGIYYYILKDDSLEEVKRQLKLNLEDFGQNAQSEINTTKSVNDLTIGE, from the coding sequence ATGGCTACTTCGCGTCGTATAAAACGCAAATCCAAGACGAGAAGAAAAATTTTATATACGGTACTAATTGTTTTAATGGTTATGCTTTCAGGTGTTATTGTTTTTGCAACTAATTTATCCCTGCAGACGAAAAATGCAATAACAAAAATGTATGAACCGTTGGACAAGGATATAGATAATAAGAATAATTCTACCAAGAAGTTTAATAGTGCTAAAGCGGAAGACTCTGCTTTTACAATGCTAATAGCCGGAATTGACAATCAAGAAAAGGCAAAGTATGGTCGTTCGGATGTTTTAATGGTAGCAACTGTTAATCCGAAAACGGAAAAAATATCGATGGTAAGTATTCCACGTGACACGAGAGTTTATATACCTGATTTAAGATATGAAGATAAAATCAATCATGCTTATGCATTCGGGGGCATAAACTATACGATTAATACTCTGGAAAAGCTTCTAGATATTCCAATAGATTATTATGTTTCAACGGACTTCCAAGGTTTTGAAGATATTGTCAACACAGTTGGCGGCGTAGATGTAGATGTTCCATTTACGTTTAAAGCACAGCTTACTGGTAGTTTAAAATGGATGACCTATACAAAAGGCCCAATGTACTTAAATGGTAATGAAGCACTTGCTTATGTCCGAATGCGTAAAAAAGATCCTCTAGGAGACTTGGGACGTAATGATCGACAAAGAAAAGTTATTCAAGAAATTATTAATAAAGCTACAAACTTAAGTAATATTACGAAAATCGACGATATGATTAAAGACGTAGGAGATAACGTAAAAACGAACATCCCCTCCTCGGAATACTTTAGCTTGATCAAGATGTACCAAAAAATAAAATCATCCCCAATCGAACAATTACAACTCGAAGGAAATGATGATACAAGAAAAGGTATCTATTACTACATTCTAAAAGATGATTCACTAGAAGAAGTTAAGCGACAACTGAAACTAAATCTAGAAGACTTCGGGCAAAATGCACAAAGTGAAATAAACACAACTAAATCAGTAAATGATTTAACAATCGGCGAGTAA
- a CDS encoding SH3 domain-containing protein, whose translation MKKIIASSVLATSVLMPINVLGSTPLSTYAASSQTVVIDQLVGKKALLTASNVNVRKGAGTEFNSISKVHTGQIVSVLATEKNSKGEIWYKVSYNSTEGWIISDFLKAATTAVKSSTTTSGTSYAGTTQKIGKNAANMRSGATTSYKVVATIPVGTSLKIVSAFTNAQNEVWFNVDYKGKKGWVTSDLFVLNATAGETATLMKVVNQTTIHKGATKNYDVVSTAKPGTTLVIHQEFTNALNEKWVQVTYATGKKGWMLASAFEEASIANKVIIKQTSVYSGATTNYKTVATLAVGTKLSIFQEFTNASKEKWYQISYAVGKKGWVPADSFESVSSIPENPSTELPPVDESNHVVIDTNIKVSVPVANMRSGPGINFDVVTQSKQNDEFVSTEYATDAIQEKWYKVSTSNGDAWIHQSVISIVENTDEIPDFDETGVIKRFNALMYTDSSFNSKVILGLPKSTTFSMINQIISDGTSWINIRTSQGVEGWIPDFEINDDIPTMFGTKTSTVYSGASETSKKVDTINLNSPVRVLRTLNSWVNIETQSGKRGWIQASVLSNGSPIQLINGRTEVRNGQDYLVWTKPSKFKLTYTMPSSNVLRVYGNLSQINEIKSKITGVDNMKIEQVAGGTSVLLITFNANYTYTIRDSDKELTIKVVPKGLVGKKIIVDAGHGAKDPGAVGPKKTKEKDVTLATAKALKAELEAAGATVVLTRSTDVFLELKERTDIANKSDYDAFISIHADSFNATSKGTTTYYNATVNFNGPKSLTLAKSIQSDLVKTIGTYNKGVKEQLFYVNRMNELPSVLVELAYISNPTEEAQLASVAFQKNAAAGIRKGLENYFNQ comes from the coding sequence ATGAAAAAAATAATAGCATCTTCTGTTTTAGCAACTTCTGTCCTTATGCCAATCAATGTTCTAGGGAGCACTCCACTATCTACTTACGCAGCCTCCAGTCAAACGGTTGTAATAGACCAACTTGTCGGGAAAAAAGCTTTACTTACAGCTTCAAACGTCAACGTAAGAAAAGGAGCCGGAACCGAGTTTAATAGTATTTCTAAAGTACATACAGGTCAAATTGTCTCCGTTCTTGCTACTGAAAAAAATAGTAAAGGCGAGATTTGGTACAAAGTTTCCTATAATTCTACAGAAGGTTGGATTATTAGCGATTTTTTGAAAGCAGCAACTACTGCTGTAAAGAGTAGCACTACAACTTCTGGTACTTCTTATGCTGGAACAACTCAAAAAATAGGGAAAAATGCCGCAAATATGAGAAGTGGTGCAACAACTTCTTATAAAGTAGTAGCTACAATCCCAGTAGGCACTTCATTGAAAATAGTTAGTGCATTTACAAATGCCCAAAATGAAGTATGGTTTAACGTAGATTACAAAGGTAAAAAAGGTTGGGTGACATCTGACTTATTTGTGCTGAATGCAACCGCGGGAGAAACAGCAACATTGATGAAAGTAGTCAACCAAACAACGATTCATAAAGGTGCTACTAAAAATTATGACGTCGTTTCTACTGCTAAACCTGGAACAACACTTGTAATCCATCAAGAGTTTACGAATGCCTTGAACGAAAAGTGGGTACAAGTAACCTATGCTACAGGAAAAAAAGGTTGGATGCTTGCGTCAGCTTTTGAAGAAGCGTCAATCGCAAACAAAGTGATTATTAAACAAACTTCTGTCTATTCCGGTGCAACTACGAACTATAAAACGGTTGCAACATTAGCTGTAGGTACAAAACTTTCGATTTTCCAAGAGTTTACAAATGCTTCAAAAGAAAAATGGTATCAAATATCCTATGCGGTTGGTAAAAAAGGTTGGGTTCCTGCAGATTCATTTGAAAGTGTTTCATCAATTCCTGAAAATCCATCAACCGAATTACCCCCTGTAGATGAGAGCAATCATGTGGTAATTGATACGAATATAAAAGTTTCAGTACCAGTTGCCAATATGCGTTCAGGGCCAGGAATTAATTTTGATGTCGTGACACAATCCAAACAAAATGATGAATTTGTATCAACCGAATATGCAACAGATGCAATTCAAGAAAAATGGTACAAAGTGAGCACCAGCAATGGAGATGCATGGATACATCAATCTGTTATTTCCATAGTAGAAAATACGGATGAAATCCCAGATTTTGATGAAACAGGGGTAATTAAACGATTTAATGCATTAATGTATACGGATAGTTCTTTTAATTCTAAAGTAATACTAGGATTACCAAAAAGCACAACCTTTTCTATGATTAATCAAATAATCTCTGATGGCACTTCTTGGATAAATATTCGTACATCTCAAGGCGTTGAAGGTTGGATTCCAGACTTTGAAATAAATGATGATATTCCAACGATGTTTGGGACGAAAACTTCTACTGTTTATAGTGGAGCAAGCGAAACATCTAAAAAAGTAGATACAATTAATTTGAACTCTCCTGTAAGAGTATTACGTACATTAAATAGTTGGGTAAATATTGAAACACAAAGTGGAAAAAGAGGATGGATTCAAGCATCTGTATTATCAAATGGTTCACCAATCCAATTAATAAATGGTAGAACAGAAGTAAGAAATGGGCAAGACTATCTTGTATGGACTAAACCGTCTAAATTTAAGTTGACCTATACAATGCCATCTTCCAATGTATTAAGAGTGTATGGTAATCTATCTCAAATTAACGAGATTAAATCAAAAATTACTGGTGTCGACAATATGAAGATCGAACAAGTAGCTGGTGGTACATCTGTTTTATTAATAACCTTCAATGCTAATTATACGTACACGATTCGAGATTCTGATAAAGAACTGACGATTAAAGTAGTACCAAAAGGCTTAGTAGGAAAGAAAATTATTGTGGACGCGGGGCACGGTGCAAAGGATCCAGGGGCTGTAGGACCTAAGAAGACAAAAGAAAAAGATGTAACGCTTGCGACAGCTAAGGCATTGAAAGCGGAATTAGAGGCTGCAGGGGCAACGGTTGTCCTAACTAGAAGTACAGACGTATTTTTGGAATTAAAAGAGCGTACAGATATTGCTAATAAATCAGATTACGATGCATTTATTAGTATCCATGCAGACTCATTTAATGCAACTTCTAAGGGAACTACTACTTATTACAACGCGACCGTGAACTTTAATGGTCCGAAGAGCTTAACGCTTGCAAAGAGTATTCAATCAGATTTAGTGAAAACAATCGGTACTTACAATAAAGGAGTTAAAGAACAACTTTTTTATGTCAATCGTATGAATGAGCTTCCTTCTGTATTAGTAGAACTAGCGTATATATCCAATCCTACTGAAGAAGCACAATTAGCTTCTGTAGCCTTCCAAAAGAATGCAGCAGCAGGAATTCGAAAAGGTTTAGAAAACTATTTCAATCAATAA
- a CDS encoding SH3 domain-containing protein has translation MMKKKLIGAFATILGLSLIVSMFIPTSTKADSNLLLASVEWVQAQLNPLQTKVNTLEKQLADQDAMIKQLQKAVAEGGNVVVTPPTTTVPDGSTDSPKVVYTSASNVKVHSGASRDYKVLATFGADKALTVIDQFKSATGLWYRVEVSSTVKGWVFSGDVTTTKPTSYIPTNVIAKQAVNVRKGATTNYQSLELVAKGSTLKYLGSFKNASGETWYNVQTAKGIKGWVLSTLTEVK, from the coding sequence ATGATGAAGAAAAAGTTAATAGGTGCATTTGCTACTATTCTAGGTCTTAGTTTAATAGTTTCTATGTTTATTCCTACATCTACAAAAGCGGATTCCAATTTACTTTTGGCATCTGTTGAATGGGTACAAGCACAGTTAAATCCATTACAAACGAAAGTAAATACCTTAGAAAAACAGCTTGCTGATCAAGATGCAATGATTAAACAATTACAAAAAGCAGTTGCGGAAGGCGGTAATGTGGTTGTAACACCACCAACTACTACAGTACCAGATGGGTCTACGGATTCTCCAAAAGTAGTGTACACATCTGCGAGTAATGTAAAAGTGCATAGTGGTGCATCACGTGATTATAAGGTTTTAGCAACTTTTGGAGCTGATAAAGCCCTAACTGTCATTGATCAATTTAAATCAGCTACTGGATTGTGGTATCGTGTTGAAGTATCTTCTACTGTAAAAGGTTGGGTATTTTCAGGAGATGTTACAACAACTAAACCTACTAGCTATATACCCACAAATGTAATAGCTAAACAAGCTGTCAACGTAAGGAAAGGTGCAACAACAAACTATCAATCACTTGAATTGGTAGCAAAAGGGTCCACCTTAAAATATTTAGGGTCATTCAAAAATGCGAGTGGCGAAACATGGTACAATGTGCAAACCGCAAAAGGAATTAAAGGTTGGGTGCTAAGTACGCTAACTGAGGTGAAATAA
- a CDS encoding SpoIID/LytB domain-containing protein has product MFKLGRTVLSVAILSFLSANTAFAYSQESYPKQVSVEVHSASSTSLNLNGVYKLENLTTKEMFFALPNTPVTFSQVNGEVSIYQIGATMYSANGYALHALTGNEKMVVFTADVDGKKGATADYEVVKAYKAFQGAYLVNEFTNAAGELWYSVTDEQGVSSWVPASSATVGSFVNQPLGKTPSGTQYRGSFSVVKSGANVQIANRLDLENYLKGVIPNESPASWHIEALKAQAVAARSYTLSKSGILSSTTKDQMYKGYSSEQKSTNSAVDATTGLVIKSTGKLVQAYYYSTSGGRTANIGEAWDTAQVPYFVSVDDSIEKSPYSNWIVSIPASNILTKFGFNASTDQLLDVKITKGGSNGEVTAVSIVTSAGEKTIKGNETVMRGVFLDANNASLKSNWFDINFTKPTGAANLAIQKVTGTTAVNSLTNMQVQTATGIETIPSGAVSIQTNEGIVSTTASTPGIQSITVNGKGYGHRIGMSQYGAKARADAGWTYDRILKHYYQGVTIEKY; this is encoded by the coding sequence ATGTTCAAATTAGGACGGACCGTTTTATCTGTAGCGATACTTAGTTTCTTGTCAGCAAATACTGCGTTTGCATATTCACAAGAAAGTTATCCAAAACAAGTATCCGTGGAAGTACATTCCGCATCTTCCACATCACTAAATTTAAATGGCGTATACAAATTAGAAAACTTAACAACAAAAGAAATGTTCTTTGCGCTTCCAAATACACCGGTTACGTTCTCGCAGGTAAATGGGGAAGTATCTATTTATCAAATAGGCGCAACAATGTATTCTGCAAATGGATATGCTTTACATGCTTTAACTGGCAATGAAAAAATGGTCGTGTTCACTGCGGATGTAGATGGTAAAAAAGGTGCTACTGCAGATTATGAAGTAGTAAAAGCATACAAAGCATTTCAAGGTGCATATCTTGTAAATGAATTTACAAATGCAGCTGGTGAACTTTGGTACTCCGTTACGGATGAACAAGGAGTTTCTTCATGGGTACCTGCTTCAAGTGCTACCGTTGGATCCTTTGTAAATCAGCCTCTTGGCAAGACACCATCTGGGACACAGTACCGAGGCAGCTTTAGTGTTGTAAAATCCGGTGCAAATGTACAAATTGCCAACAGACTGGATTTAGAAAACTATTTGAAAGGTGTTATTCCGAACGAATCACCTGCTTCTTGGCATATTGAAGCATTAAAAGCACAAGCAGTAGCTGCACGAAGCTATACGTTAAGTAAATCCGGGATACTAAGTAGTACAACAAAAGACCAAATGTACAAAGGATATTCTTCGGAACAAAAGAGTACAAATTCAGCAGTGGATGCAACAACTGGTTTAGTGATTAAATCTACTGGAAAGCTAGTTCAAGCATATTATTATTCTACTAGTGGTGGCAGAACTGCCAATATTGGCGAAGCATGGGATACAGCCCAAGTGCCATATTTCGTCTCAGTAGATGATTCAATCGAAAAATCTCCCTATAGTAATTGGATCGTCAGCATTCCCGCTTCCAATATTTTAACGAAGTTTGGATTTAATGCATCTACTGATCAATTACTAGATGTGAAGATTACAAAAGGTGGATCTAACGGGGAAGTAACAGCCGTATCGATTGTTACTTCTGCTGGTGAAAAAACAATCAAAGGTAATGAAACAGTCATGCGCGGTGTATTTTTAGATGCCAACAATGCATCTTTAAAATCAAACTGGTTTGATATTAATTTCACAAAACCAACTGGTGCAGCAAACCTTGCTATACAGAAAGTAACTGGCACAACCGCTGTTAATTCTTTAACAAATATGCAAGTTCAAACAGCAACCGGGATCGAGACGATACCAAGTGGAGCGGTCTCCATTCAAACAAATGAAGGAATTGTCTCCACAACAGCATCAACTCCCGGCATCCAATCTATTACCGTCAACGGAAAAGGCTACGGCCATCGAATCGGCATGAGTCAATATGGTGCCAAAGCCCGCGCAGATGCAGGCTGGACATATGACCGCATCCTTAAACACTATTACCAAGGCGTAACAATTGAAAAGTACTAA
- a CDS encoding CAP domain-containing protein produces MKKFIVILVFLVSISIGPPSSFAAADCPSIVSWDGVELKSGQIGRVIIQKPTAIFKNVNGNFEVYRKVIVGENFRVYVNKGAYFHLGGGLVIKNDSTILYQTPSKEKMSQLNCVRTARTSFTVGDSITSVLSELGTAKRTVTNEFNASTSIYHQKYNNFYAISYLNNKIASLYTKDKNYQFNGISITNTVSQIESKLGNQYETTGNTYPIEIITYKLPTYEANFFIDVHNDNKVSAILLIDQELINRNSNLYPPKSSSLESSYESLLFELTNAERKAQGVSILQYSTSISNVARKHSLDMGENDYFNHDNLRGESPFDRLKNGGILFRNAGENIAMGYSNPYFAHEALMNSLGHRKNIISTNYTQLGVGVHFAKWTYGSIPYYTENFIKP; encoded by the coding sequence ATGAAAAAATTTATCGTAATATTAGTGTTCCTTGTAAGTATAAGTATAGGTCCACCTAGTTCGTTTGCAGCTGCGGATTGTCCAAGTATCGTTTCTTGGGATGGAGTCGAACTAAAATCGGGGCAAATCGGTCGAGTGATCATTCAAAAACCGACGGCCATTTTTAAAAATGTGAATGGCAACTTTGAAGTTTATAGAAAGGTAATAGTCGGTGAAAATTTTCGCGTGTATGTAAATAAAGGAGCTTACTTTCATTTAGGTGGAGGGTTAGTAATAAAAAACGATTCAACCATTTTATACCAAACACCATCCAAAGAAAAAATGAGCCAACTCAATTGTGTAAGAACTGCTCGAACTTCGTTTACTGTTGGTGACTCGATTACTTCTGTTTTATCAGAGTTAGGAACGGCAAAAAGAACCGTAACAAATGAATTTAATGCATCAACATCTATTTATCACCAAAAGTATAATAACTTTTACGCAATTAGTTATTTAAACAATAAAATCGCTTCGCTTTATACAAAAGATAAAAACTATCAATTTAATGGTATTTCAATTACTAACACCGTCAGCCAAATCGAAAGTAAATTAGGAAACCAATACGAAACAACCGGTAACACCTATCCGATTGAAATTATTACGTATAAATTACCAACTTACGAAGCTAACTTTTTTATCGATGTACATAATGATAATAAAGTCTCTGCAATATTATTAATTGATCAAGAATTAATTAATAGAAATTCAAATCTATACCCACCAAAATCAAGCAGCTTAGAATCCAGTTACGAATCACTTTTATTTGAATTAACAAACGCCGAAAGAAAAGCACAAGGAGTTTCCATCTTACAGTATTCTACTAGCATCTCAAATGTTGCTCGCAAACATAGTTTGGACATGGGAGAAAATGATTATTTCAACCACGATAATCTGCGCGGTGAATCACCTTTTGACCGGTTGAAGAATGGAGGAATACTTTTCCGAAATGCCGGAGAGAATATCGCCATGGGCTACTCGAATCCTTATTTTGCCCACGAGGCATTAATGAACTCGCTTGGCCACCGTAAAAATATTATTAGTACCAATTATACCCAACTAGGGGTTGGTGTTCATTTTGCCAAATGGACATATGGCTCAATTCCCTACTATACGGAAAACTTTATAAAGCCTTAA
- a CDS encoding YigZ family protein, whose translation MRNDYLTVKDSGKSEIIIQKSRFLTYVERAETEEEALGFIHLIKQKHKDANHNCSAYIIGEHDHIQKANDDGEPSGTAGFPMLEVLKKQGLKDTVVVVTRYFGGIKLGGGGLIRAYGKATTQGIDVAKVVERKLHHLMKVSIDYSWLGKVENEVRSSDYPLKEINYADSVEVFVYTIAKEEAKFLDWMSEITNGQAKIEIVEKEFLEFEVN comes from the coding sequence ATGAGAAACGACTACCTAACTGTCAAAGATTCTGGTAAAAGTGAGATTATTATCCAAAAATCACGTTTTCTCACGTATGTGGAGCGAGCCGAAACTGAGGAGGAAGCACTTGGTTTTATTCATCTTATCAAACAAAAGCATAAAGATGCCAATCATAACTGTTCGGCTTACATAATTGGTGAGCATGATCATATCCAAAAAGCGAATGATGACGGCGAACCTAGTGGCACTGCAGGATTTCCAATGTTAGAAGTCCTTAAAAAACAAGGACTCAAAGATACAGTCGTAGTGGTGACTAGATATTTTGGGGGCATAAAACTTGGGGGGGGTGGCCTCATTCGCGCTTATGGTAAAGCGACAACACAAGGTATTGATGTAGCAAAAGTTGTCGAACGTAAGCTTCATCACTTGATGAAAGTATCCATTGACTACAGTTGGTTAGGAAAAGTTGAAAATGAAGTACGAAGCTCTGATTATCCTCTTAAAGAAATAAACTATGCAGATTCTGTCGAAGTTTTTGTCTATACAATAGCAAAAGAAGAGGCGAAGTTTTTAGATTGGATGTCTGAAATAACAAATGGACAAGCAAAAATCGAAATTGTCGAAAAAGAGTTTTTGGAATTTGAAGTAAATTGA